The region TGTCTGATCAGTCTGATTTATTGTATTCCGACCTTGTGTTTACTTAGGAAGCTTACATTAGGTAAAtgaagatgtcacatttcctctGATAAATCACAGTGATACAAACTATTCCTTGGTTATATCGTTTGCAGTAGGATAGATACAATGACAGAGAGTAGTTTAGCAAACAAGGAAGTGTTGATTTCAGGGGTTTCTGGTAAGTAAGCATTTTCATGTGACATGCAGTATCTcctgtaaagagagagagagagagaaagagagacagagctttCAGATATCTCATATTGTCTATTTTAGTGCCAATACCCTCATAACAAAATAGATGTGAAACTAATCATTTCAATTGCTCACTTCGAGTACTATAATCTATACTTACCTCAGACCTGGCCACCTGGGAACTCTTTATCTGTTGTCTGAGAATTGTCTGCAAAAAGATTTGTCAAAGGCTGAATTAAATCTTATAGTGTGTGCAGGTACAGCTGTAATATAATGGTATTAAAGTTTTATCAGTTAGACACAGTGAGTCAAGATGTTGTAATTTAGACATACCTCTGTCATAATCTGCTTCCTCTTGAGAAACCTCTCGATGGTCACctggaagaaaataaagattttacTGTGGGGTTACAATGGATGGGTGTGATACCATCACCATAAGCAAGTTAGGATGTGGAATGATTCAAAGACCAGTGATTAATGCTGAGCCCATTTTTGCACAAGTCATGGAAAAATACTAAAACAGTGTCCACTGTAGTACATATCACTGTTAGTTCCCAGGGCACTGTCAAAGTCAGAGGAATCCCAGCACATTTTGATGCCCAGTAAGTGAAGGGACGGTGAAGTCTCTTGGTCAATGATGAGCATGTGCTCCAACCAAATTCACGAACAAAGTGCAAAATGTGGCAGGAGTACACACTGGAATAGGCTCGGCAAGAGATCAGAAATTCGTGTGTGGTGAGTAAGTTTGGTTTCATGCTGTATCAAAATATGTAGTCCATATGTAGGCTACTTATAGGACTCGTATTTCCAGCTACATGCATtagtaaaacagttaaaaaaaaaaaaaaaaatccagcgaTAGACTTGAAGGACCCTTACTCTTGATTACGTTTTGCCAGCAAAATTTAAAGCAGGTCTGTAGCAGATATTTAGTTTGAGGCAGCTTAAAATAGACGATAAACTGAAAAATCCAGAGACAGAAGCTTTATATATTTGTAGACACAACAAAGGTAACTAAAGACGGACGTACGCATGAGGGGTGCTGTGGAGTGCCTCCGTGCCTCTGTcaagaaaatgacagaatgaCAGTGAGTGCACACTTAGTGTACATATGTACTTGTGCTCACTTCAACAATCTTTGTCAGACATTTTGGAGAACACTGTTCAGTAATGTAAACTGAATTTACTGTGCTGTTTTAGACTGATGAAGATTCCTAAGCCTCTGAATCCaacttcacagaaaaaaaaagattgttcaTTCTGAATGACATGGTGTCGGGTGTTGTTCAGGTTTTTCCACCTCCAGCTATTTTGGTTTCAACCGTCACCTAATGTCAGGTTATTTCCTTTCAGCACTTTATTGTTTACAGAATGTCAGTGATGAAATCTCACGCAACATTTGACAATGCTCACTACCTGCCCATTAAGAACGCCCTTAAACACTTGagccatttttttaaatcaggaaaTTTTCAGCTAAACAATGTGGTTGTGTCTGTCCTTCAGGTACACTGGATCAAGAGTTCAGTGCTTCCTGTCAAGGGTTCATTATGTTcaccctttctttcttttgtaagAAATCAAGAGCGCAGAAGTGCTAACATAGGGCGTCTAGAGTTTGTCTGGGCTTTAAACCTTTTCTTAGGGCCAAGAAAAGGCTAGAAACACATTAAACCAACAATAATTGTAAATTTTAAGTGcactttttcacatttgttatgaaaaataataactgGTCATTTTTGAAACCGAAGCAAGATGAGGGCTCGTGTAGGTACTCACGCTGATTTCGCCTTCTATAaatcagcagcaacagcaatcCTATGATCAGCGACCCGATGACCACCACAGGAGCAACTATTTTGGAGGCTGGAGCCCCCAGAACCCTGCCTCCTTCTTGCCCTGAATAAATTGAAGAATAGAGATTTAATACCTCatgtcaaaacaaaagagagTAAAGATGTAAGTGCTTGTGAAAATGACATGTGTGTATCGATGGGAATTTCCCAGTGTAATACTTTAACAATCTacattcactttctcttttgtccCAGAGGTCTGCACAGTTTGGACATTAGCTCTGAGTGAACATATAAAGTTTGTAGACTACACAGAAAGTATGGCAGGCAAACAGCACTTGCATCACACTGGTGGTGCAACAACATGACAGGTGACAGGACTAGAGATATTGATCAGCTGATACTAAATGACCTTTTATTTTTGCCAGTCCACAAAACCTCCATCCTGTCTGGAATGTCTTTATATGGAGTACGTGTGGTTAAATTTTAGTCTGTCTGTCTAACTTGCCGagatgttcttgttttttttggtgaccTATAAGATCCTTATGGTTTTACTTTTCAGTTCTTGGTTTCTGTTGGAAAACTGCCCTGTGTGGACACCCAGAGTACTGACAAAGAACCTTGTGGTTCAGGTTCCTCTTAGTTGAGCCATCATAAACAATGGTCTGATTATGTAACATCCATGTTGCTTCAAGTTTCAATTGATGCTTGAGCTACGACATTTTATTGTGTGCAGCAGGATTGAGCCAAAGGGCCTTAAAAAGGTATCAAGTGTGGTGCTTAACAACATTTACCTTCTGGTCGGTCTTGTACTTTATATATGGCCTCATCTTCTTTGCCTCCACTGGCATTGTACACTACGCAGGTATACTTGGAGAAAATGGATCCGTGCAGCAAAGGCAGCTTGCTGGTGAGCTTCAACAGaccattttctgtcactgtcacctCCATTTTAGAGCTTCTTGTCCAGTCTGTCTTGTCTTCAACAAACCAGCGAATTTCACCTTGTGGGTAGCCACCATCAGCATCACAAATCAGGGTACCATCGGCCGTTCGAGTAATTTTCTCAGGCCTGGAGTGTATAACTGGTACACTGTATTTGGCTGCAGAAAGAAGATGGAAAGCATAACATTATCATAACATTATTTATCATAACATTATTTGTTGACCATGACATTTGTCAAGCACGATGAAGTACAATATGATGCATAACAAACTGCTTTACAATCTGGATGTGCCATTGTCACATTGAAACTGAAAGTAAGTGTAGATTGCTTAAGGGAAATACCAACATACTTGGCCTGGAAAGCACCTAATCTCTCAACAATCCTCATTCACAGTTGAGTCCAGCAAAtcaattttctgtgtttaactACACAtattcacagaaacagaaacaactttACTCACAGTTGCTTTGAGTATGTAGGGATTAGTTCTGATGGTATCTTCTTGTCTGAAAATGATCATCTCTCTGTGGCAAATAGTGGTATGAATGTTTTAAACGGTTAGCCATGGGTAGAGGCTCTCACCTGTGACTTTCAGTCTGATGTCGCTCTTTTCATCACCACTGTTTGTCACCACCATGCACGTATAAATTCCAGCGTTTTTCACTGCAGTGTTGGTGACGAGCAGAGACACGTTCATGTTCTTGTTGTCCCAGGATGGCTCCGCAAACTTATAACCTGGCTGCAGTGTAGTTTGCCCATTGTGAAAAACCAGTAAGGCttcctcatctccctccttcttccaaGTGACCACTCGAATTTGTGTGTCAGTTGCATCTTTTGTGGGTCTGACAACACACTCCAGCAATGACTGCTGGCCATACTGTCCCACGTTTTCAGAGCTGCATTGCACAACTACAAAACCTGTAGAAGACATTTTGTTAATGGTATGACAGATTCCATCAGTGGCAAGCAGCATTTCACACTTGAAATTCTCAAATTATGGTAGAACCTACCTGCATTTCCTGTACTGATACAGATGGCTGTGACAATAAAGAGGGGACCAAGCGAGGCCATGTTCTTTTACCTGAAATAAACAATTTTATGTGGGGATCAGCTGAAATGTAATGAACACATACATGTTTTAGCTCAAAGGGATTTATGTTGTTGTTCTGAATCAAAGTGCAGGGCGCAAAGGGCAGCCAAgttatttttagtattttatatTACCTTCCCTCTGTTTGTACATTGACAGTATTTTTCTATTGAAACTTTTCCTATAAAGAAACCAACATTAATGTTGCACTGGCAAGTTTTCCAGATGAACTGACATTTCTGAACAGAATGAAAATCCAGCTTTCACCTTGTTCTGGGCATGTTTTTAATTCTATTTCTCCTCATGTAAATCCACAGATTAACCACTGTGATGTAAATACGTCTTTGGTGCattcagcaaaataaaagttaagATTGAATATTAATTATCTATTAGTTATCTTGTGTTTTGAGGGTGGCattttttgtaaaaacaatTTTTGTACACGACTCATTCTGCTCGATCACAGAATGTGACTGGAACAAATGTCTACCTTAATTGCAGTTAAAAATGTTGTGCCCCAGGGCTCCAGGTGGTACTTGTGCCTGACTCATTTGAAAGATGACACTCAGTTGTTGCCCCAGTAACGCAGTGGGGCAACAACTGAGAAGAACAAACTCTTTCAAGCTATCAGTGGATCTGTTGTGGCTACTGGTGATTTTACAGTGCACAACCACTGATGGAACCATTGCAGATGGAACCCATTACTGCCCTCAGATTCTTGTATGAGGGCAGGAGAGGCTTTGAACTGATGCTGGTGAATAATGCTGATAAGAATAACACAAAAATCTATTTTGTGTAATTCTTACACAAAATAGATTTTTGCCATGTTGTCCTAATACAGTCGGATTTTTTAAAGCATTAACAAATATCTAGTGAAAgtacaataaaagaaaaagaaaaaagcaaaatagaTAAGAAAGGGATTGTGTGGTCTGGCTACGTGTGCCTTTGTGGTGTGGTTTGTTTGGCTCCAGCAATCATggtgatgaaaacaaaacccaGGTGCACTGTGAGTTGTGCATTGTTGATGACTGGTCTGGACAGGCAATCAACACACCTATTTAGTTATATTTACTTAAATATCAAACAAGGAACACTGGTGCAGAATGGTACTTTGCACTGTAGGATTTCCGCCAGTGTGCTTTTTGGCCACTTCGCCTGAAAGACCACTTCCACTATcaaagaaagtaaaaagaagtaaaatatTGACAGGGGAATAACAGAGGAACTATGTCATACACTTGGTATTATTATAAATTGTCTTTAAGTAAATGGATCACAGGACAAATGAGTTGCAGACTGCTGGGGGGGAAACCCAGCACTATGTGCCTGAACAAAAATAGAGACTTAGACAGTAAAGCTTTACAAGGGAAGAGTGTTGTAGTAAATGTAGTGTTTTATACTATCATTGTTTGAGGCTAAGGTTTAACTTATTCGTCATTTTTCAAACCATCAAGATCAACTGGTTacttaaccaaaaaaaaaagagttcaccAGCACTGAACCATGAGAAAGACTCTGATGAGTGTTTGTTTGATGAAAGTAATAATGAAAGTGGTCTTGGTGCTTTCACGGTGGACTGGGGCCAACGATACTATTTAATGATTCAACAAAGAACAATTGGCTGCGCATCATACATCATCAAAAATAACTGGTCTGTtctaaagtaaaattaaaagtaaaaaacaaagtaaagtaGCTCATTTGTCGCTTAGTTTGAGATGACATTGAAATCCTTGTGGGCTCTTCTGTTTCCTTCCACTTTTTGTGCAACTGGTCTGATTCTCATAATCTGACCTCTGTCTCTAAGTATCTGCTTTcacttttgttgtttatttgatcCAGTGGGTGAAAGTCATGTACACAGGTGCCTTGCATGGATAAGCTGGATAGGTTGGTCGTGTCAGTTTAAAAGCTGCaaaattcatttttcttccaGAAGCATCCTTCTCTGCTAATCTTAACTGAACAGAACATCATAAGGAAGTAGGGTCtccagagatttttttttttgtgtgtttatgttattttatgtttattttccaaCTCACTGATAAAACAGTTGCAGGTTTTTTATGGCTTCATCTCATTTGTAACGCTCATGGCTGAGGAAGCTTTTtaaaagacacatgcacataaacacacaacagaaaaatcaaaatgaaagcaGACAAGATCCTACATAAAGACATCTGATTACTACTTCTCTGACCGCTGTTGGCTGCTATAAACCATGAAGCTACACAATAAtttcagtgcaaaaaaaatgatttcttaTGTTTgtcacataaaatgaaaaacagtctcTAACAGTCTCATCTGCAACTTTCTTTTATTGCAGGACAACTTCAGAAACCTGTTTGACCTAGCGTGCAATGACTTTCAAAGAGCTTGTGTTTAGACTGTAAACAGCTTTTTATCCTATCCATTCATCTCTTTAAGCATAGAGTCAAGAGTCATACTGAAAGtgaaagtccatttttatcataTGACACGAACTACTACTTTTATCAGCTACACTATTTATGGTACTTGCTGCCACACTGCATTGCCTTTTTGTAAAGAGTTTGCTTAGTTTTGTCCATTTCATTTTGACACCACTCGCATGGGTGATCTCCATCCTTGTGCCTTAGTCCAGCATAGAATTCCAACCACAACTGCATTCTGTTATGTCCGGCTATCACTGAGGGCACTCACATGATTGAAACAGAAAATGGTCTGAAAATGACCATGAAATGGTCACCAATATGTCAACACAAAAGGGCAGGGAGAGCCCCCGCCTACCCCTTTCCTATTCAATATGTGTTTTTGGGTGAGACTGGAAAGTCCTGAATTCTTAAACTGGATACATATGCTAATATGTTTGCATGCAAGTCACAATCCGGACAATCTTTCTCACGCCAAACAAGAATCTTTTGTACAAACGTCCTTTCCCAATACACTAATTGAgccactgcagctgtgtggTGGCGGATGCTTGTCTGGAATTTTTTGGACATGGCAGTCGCACATCTGCGTTCCCTGCACACGCAATATCACGTCAGGATTTAATCCATGAATTTGTTCTTCTCAGTGAACATATCCATCCTGCTCAGTCGCCTACTGAGGCTACAGGTCAAAGCAACCTTTGACTTATAGATATACAATGTTGTGCAGGACGTGGCCACAGTACACGATGGTTGTGGTTTTAACTCCAGCAATATTGTTTTTAACTCAGTGGTCTCATGGGTTGACTGCTATCATAGTTATTTTCTCCATTTAAGACCAGGAATAACATGGTCCTGGCAGCCGTCCCTGTCTGTACTCtttgaatattttcagtgtgaacgttcacacacagcagaagcaGCCCTCATCCACTACAGCTTTTTAACAGCTACAAGATCAAGGAGCTGTGCTGCAGGGAAGAGTTGACAATTGACACTACAGCCTAAGAAATACTTACATTTGAGAGTTTAAAACCAACTGTTATATTTTTTTGATTCGTAGCATAGACTTGTTTCTGGCAGTTTTTCATCTCGTTGGTGCAGCTGACACTACAGAAAAAACAGGGGTCATACCTACATCGCCAGGGTTGCGTCAAGAAGGGCATCCAGCGTAAAACAACGTGCCAACTTTGAAACGTGCGAATCGTCAGTTTTGGATGATTCGCTGTGGCGCCCCCCAGTGGGGAACAGCCGAAAGTCTGAGTCGTACACAAAACGGAAGAAGAAACTTGTCGAACTAAATAATACTGTCACCACTAAAATGGAACTTGGGCTTGTCAGTTCTGCACTACCTTGTTACATTTCTGCAAAACTATCAGACATGCTTATCTGAGAGCCAATGATAGTCAGTATCATGGCCCAGCTGACATCCTGCTAGCAATCTCACCCACTGAGTAAGCTTGAGAGTTCTAAAGTCACTTAAACATTATACTACTGTGCAAATTTCACTCCATCATTATGGAGCCTTCATGCCCCCTGCATCGCTTCCAAGTCCTTCAGTTGTCGATAAAAAAGACTCCCTTTGTTCCAACTGACATTAACAATGCGGGGCAGAGTGGGTGGTGAGTTTGCTCCTATAACCCAATCTGCCTCGTGATGTCTTTTGAATTAATTTGTATGTTGaatctgaatttgaatttgaatgtgaatCATCCGTAGGCTACTCTCTGGAAATCTGGATACAGGCAGCTGCTTTGTGACTAAGCTTCTTTACTTCCTCATTGAGaagtttttaaataattcaggCTCATGCCTACGCCACAGACATATCGAGACAAATTTGACTTTAATGTCTATTACAAATATGTATTACGTGATCTCCACATGAAAAATAATGGCGACTGAACCTAACCATAGCGCAGCACTACAGGAGGGAAATAAATTTCGACGGGACAGCAGACTTTGATACCCGCAGCGTGGCTGCTTCCCCATTTAGCAGCAGCTTCTTTATGCCATGTAGTCAGACAGCACTTAAACGCAGCTGTGTGGGCCTGTGGAGACTGTGAATAGTCTCAAAATCCAATGCACGAATTAAATAACCTGATCTGTGCGTATCAGGCGAtcccacgcacacacatttaacagtctgtaaataaatgcatgcaaaagaaagaatgattttttgttgctgtttctagACACTTcaaaaatgtttgcattttcaaaagCGAAAATGTCCAGATCTGTGAAGCTGAAGTCAAAGATTTGTACGTACAGAATATTTAAACAATAGCTCAGGTTGTGATGTgtcatgtgtgcatttgttaaAATGGTGCTGCTTGTGTTCAGATAGCTCGGTGCTTGTCTGTGTGGGTCGGAACACGTTTTGTAGCAAGAGTTTGAGAGGGCATGTGAAAgcaacacaccaaaaaaaagtggagCTATGGAAGacggaaaaaaagaacagtcagaCAGCTTACAGCCTGTAGCCTGTTTCCCCACAGTCGCTTCATGTctcagtaaaaaacaaacagaccatAAAACCTGGCGTTAACAACGTACGTGGCAAAACGCTTCCTACCGATCTTTACAAGACACACTGTTAATGTgccacaccaccaccaacaacaacaacaacaccgcCGTACCGTCAAACTCACCGTACACGCTCCTCTTCAACAGACGCTTCTCTTCGGTGAGATCGTCGGAGATAGTGCCGCACTACACTGGGCACAGG is a window of Toxotes jaculatrix isolate fToxJac2 chromosome 4, fToxJac2.pri, whole genome shotgun sequence DNA encoding:
- the LOC121180940 gene encoding poliovirus receptor-like isoform X1, which gives rise to MASLGPLFIVTAICISTGNAGFVVVQCSSENVGQYGQQSLLECVVRPTKDATDTQIRVVTWKKEGDEEALLVFHNGQTTLQPGYKFAEPSWDNKNMNVSLLVTNTAVKNAGIYTCMVVTNSGDEKSDIRLKVTAKYSVPVIHSRPEKITRTADGTLICDADGGYPQGEIRWFVEDKTDWTRSSKMEVTVTENGLLKLTSKLPLLHGSIFSKYTCVVYNASGGKEDEAIYKVQDRPEGQEGGRVLGAPASKIVAPVVVIGSLIIGLLLLLIYRRRNQQARRHSTAPLMRDHREVSQEEADYDRDNSQTTDKEFPGGQV
- the LOC121180940 gene encoding poliovirus receptor-like isoform X2 gives rise to the protein MASLGPLFIVTAICISTGNAGFVVVQCSSENVGQYGQQSLLECVVRPTKDATDTQIRVVTWKKEGDEEALLVFHNGQTTLQPGYKFAEPSWDNKNMNVSLLVTNTAVKNAGIYTCMVVTNSGDEKSDIRLKVTAKYSVPVIHSRPEKITRTADGTLICDADGGYPQGEIRWFVEDKTDWTRSSKMEVTVTENGLLKLTSKLPLLHGSIFSKYTCVVYNASGGKEDEAIYKVQDRPEGQEGGRVLGAPASKIVAPVVVIGSLIIGLLLLLIYRRRNQRDHREVSQEEADYDRDNSQTTDKEFPGGQV